Proteins from a genomic interval of Gossypium hirsutum isolate 1008001.06 chromosome A09, Gossypium_hirsutum_v2.1, whole genome shotgun sequence:
- the LOC121206137 gene encoding uncharacterized protein, whose amino-acid sequence MKEKISEKIYKRCGRRISKLFYKFPVSTDPIKFTEIELVDDEDVETMVALYCGTWSNQNAPIQLFAELDGVEETKDPTPLGEEDGDQEQCVVVPVSYVGSQSTIHGIDIDLNAAPKTAVVGDDVYHSSDPSDHEVNSESDLDVDEVPDDIDDEGVNGEVNVNASSVRNQICRIVIHNNPRAHMSRIDPDAAHVAEFPEYPEIQFAHRMIVYSDPEELFVGQRFKNKEECVFSINDIV is encoded by the coding sequence atgaaggaaaaaattagtgaaaaaatttataaacgttgtgggagaaggatctcgaaacttttctacaagtttccagtttcgacggaTCCCATAAAATTCACCGAAATAGAACTTGTAGAtgatgaagacgtggagacaatggtcgctctttattgtgggacttggagcaaccaaaatgcaccgattcagttatttgctgagttagatGGTGTGGAGGAAACTAAAGAtcccactccattaggtgaagaagatggagatCAAGAACAGTGTGTGGTGGTTCCAGTATCATACGTTGGTAGTCAATCAACTATACATGGGATCGACATTGATCTTAATGCTGCACCCAAGACTgctgtggttggtgatgatgtataccATAGTAGTGATCCTTCTGATCATGAAGTCAATAGTGAAAGTGATCTCGACGTGGATGAGGTCCcagatgatattgacgatgaaggcGTGAATGGAGAAGTAAATGTTAATGCGTCTTCAGTCAGGAACCAGATTTGTCGTATTGTGATACATAATAATCCTAGGGCACACATGTCTCGGATAGACCCCGATGCGGCGCATGTAGCCGAGTTCccagagtaccctgaaatacAATTTGCTCATCGGATGATCGTATATTCTGATCCTGAGGAGTTGTTCGTGGGCCAGAGATTTAAAAATAAGGAAGAGTGCGTATTTTCCATTAACGATATAGTATGA